A portion of the Vulpes vulpes isolate BD-2025 chromosome 5, VulVul3, whole genome shotgun sequence genome contains these proteins:
- the FCRLB gene encoding Fc receptor-like B isoform X3, with the protein MWPLTALLLLATLEKPILSLHPPWTTIFKGERVTLRCDGYHPLLLELRPISTLWYLGHLLLPSHKKSIEVQTPGVYRCQTRGAPVSDPIHLSVSNDWLILQVPYAAVFEGEPLVLRCRGWYDKPVYKLHYYHEGRAVRYFHASANYTVPQARAGDSGRYQCSGTMRIPVESAPMFSAKVAVTVQVAPCAASTGAPSTRSPSPRSTSSSPTGARPRPPRGASGNAALGCSSRGAVSERTLPGPPPRLPGPQRWRRAASRCPSGSPRCPDPPRRSPPSPTPRRRGCRAPRAEPPRRGHQPAPRRRPRNRPLEP; encoded by the exons ATGTGGCCACTGACAGCCCTTCTGCTCCTGG ctacTCTGGAGAAGCCCATATTGTCTCTACACCCACCCTGGACCACAATCTTCAAGGGGGAGCGGGTGACCCTGCGATGTGATGGGTACCACCCACTGCTCTTGGAGCTCCGGCCCATTAGCACTCTCTGGTACCTGGGCCACCTACTTCTGCCCTCTCACAAGAAGAGCATCGAGGTGCAGACGCCAGGGGTGTATCGATGCCAGACACGGGGAGCACCTGTCAGTGACCCCATCCACCTCTCTGTTTCCAACG ACTGGCTGATCCTGCAAGTGCCCTACGCTGCGGTGTTCGAGGGCGAGCCGCTGGTCCTGCGCTGCCGCGGCTGGTACGACAAGCCGGTCTACAAGCTGCACTACTACCACGAGGGCCGGGCGGTGCGCTACTTCCACGCGAGCGCCAACTACACGGTGCCGCAGGCGCGCGCGGGCGACAGCGGGCGCTACCAGTGCTCCGGCACCATGCGCATCCCGGTGGAGAGCGCGCCCATGTTCTCCGCCAAGGTGGCCGTGACCGTGCAAG TCGCCCCGTGCGCCGCTTCGACTGGGGCGCCGAGTACACGGTCCCCGAGCCCGAGGTCGACGAGCTCGAGTCCTACTGGTGCGAGGCCGCGACCGCCACGCGGAGCGTCCGGAAACGCAGCCCTTGGCTGCAGCTCGCGGGGCGCGGTGAGTGAGCGCACCCTCCCCGgac CACCGCCCAGGCTCCCCGGGCCGCAGCGTTGGCGCCGGGCGGCCAGCCGCTGTCCTTCAGGAAGCCCCCGGTGTCCAGATCCGCCCCGTCGGTCACCTCCGTCCCCAACGCCACGTCGCCGGGGCTGCAGGGCCCCGCGGGCAGAGCCCCCACGGCGGGGCCACCAGCCTGCGCCCCGCCGGCGCCCTCGGAACCGCCCGCTGGAGCCCTGA
- the FCRLB gene encoding Fc receptor-like B isoform X2 — protein sequence MWPLTALLLLVPSSGQAATLEKPILSLHPPWTTIFKGERVTLRCDGYHPLLLELRPISTLWYLGHLLLPSHKKSIEVQTPGVYRCQTRGAPVSDPIHLSVSNDWLILQVPYAAVFEGEPLVLRCRGWYDKPVYKLHYYHEGRAVRYFHASANYTVPQARAGDSGRYQCSGTMRIPVESAPMFSAKVAVTVQVAPCAASTGAPSTRSPSPRSTSSSPTGARPRPPRGASGNAALGCSSRGAVSERTLPGPPPRLPGPQRWRRAASRCPSGSPRCPDPPRRSPPSPTPRRRGCRAPRAEPPRRGHQPAPRRRPRNRPLEP from the exons ATGTGGCCACTGACAGCCCTTCTGCTCCTGG TTCCAAGCAGCGGGCAAGCTG ctacTCTGGAGAAGCCCATATTGTCTCTACACCCACCCTGGACCACAATCTTCAAGGGGGAGCGGGTGACCCTGCGATGTGATGGGTACCACCCACTGCTCTTGGAGCTCCGGCCCATTAGCACTCTCTGGTACCTGGGCCACCTACTTCTGCCCTCTCACAAGAAGAGCATCGAGGTGCAGACGCCAGGGGTGTATCGATGCCAGACACGGGGAGCACCTGTCAGTGACCCCATCCACCTCTCTGTTTCCAACG ACTGGCTGATCCTGCAAGTGCCCTACGCTGCGGTGTTCGAGGGCGAGCCGCTGGTCCTGCGCTGCCGCGGCTGGTACGACAAGCCGGTCTACAAGCTGCACTACTACCACGAGGGCCGGGCGGTGCGCTACTTCCACGCGAGCGCCAACTACACGGTGCCGCAGGCGCGCGCGGGCGACAGCGGGCGCTACCAGTGCTCCGGCACCATGCGCATCCCGGTGGAGAGCGCGCCCATGTTCTCCGCCAAGGTGGCCGTGACCGTGCAAG TCGCCCCGTGCGCCGCTTCGACTGGGGCGCCGAGTACACGGTCCCCGAGCCCGAGGTCGACGAGCTCGAGTCCTACTGGTGCGAGGCCGCGACCGCCACGCGGAGCGTCCGGAAACGCAGCCCTTGGCTGCAGCTCGCGGGGCGCGGTGAGTGAGCGCACCCTCCCCGgac CACCGCCCAGGCTCCCCGGGCCGCAGCGTTGGCGCCGGGCGGCCAGCCGCTGTCCTTCAGGAAGCCCCCGGTGTCCAGATCCGCCCCGTCGGTCACCTCCGTCCCCAACGCCACGTCGCCGGGGCTGCAGGGCCCCGCGGGCAGAGCCCCCACGGCGGGGCCACCAGCCTGCGCCCCGCCGGCGCCCTCGGAACCGCCCGCTGGAGCCCTGA
- the FCRLA gene encoding Fc receptor-like A, whose translation MLKKISVLEAAGDLNTVTMRLGCVLTAGVLYFSPTVLWAAQMLLGVIIALGLWFPAPAAGCHAAAPFETLQCEGPVSTQESSCDTQEDLMSPREVDFQVKGYTFSKPFHLIVSYDWLILQGPVSPIFEGDPLTLRCQAWQDWPLAQVTFYRDGSAMGPPGPNREFSIAVVQETDSGHYHCSGILRSPGPGSPETASSVAIKIQELFPAPLLRATPSAEPREGDPVTLSCQTKLPLQRSTTRLFFSFYKDSRTVRSRGLSPEFQIPTASKAHSGSYWCEAATEDNQVWKQSSKLEIRVQSPSSSTSSRNLNPAPQKSPVPESTPTAFPGPQPPLSTPSKNPGFSSPLQVPDPHLYHQMGILLKQMQDMRALLGHLVMELRDLSVRLKLETIKGPVEYE comes from the exons ATGTTGAAGAAAATCAGTGTGTTAGAGGCTGCAGGAGACCTAAACACAGTCACCATGAGGCTGGGTTGTGTCCTCACGGCTGGGGTCCTCTACTTTTCTCCTACTGTgctctgggcagcccagatgCTACTAG GGGTCATCATTGCCTTAGGCCTCTGGTTTCCTGCACCAGCAGCTGGATGTCATGCTG CTGCCCCTTTTGAGACGCTGCAATGTGAAGGACCTGTCAGCACCCAGGAGAGCAGCTGTGATACCCAGGAGGACTTGATGAGCCCAAGGGAAGTTGACTTCCAGGTCAAGGGCTACACTTTCAGTAAACCCTTCCATCTGATTGTGTCTTACG ACTGGCTGATCCTCCAAGGTCCAGTCAGCCCTATATTTGAAGGAGACCCACTGACTCTACGGTGCCAGGCCTGGCAAGACTGGCCACTGGCCCAAGTGACCTTCTACCGAGATGGCTCAGCAATGGGTCCCCCTGGACCTAATAGGGAATTCTCCATTGCGGTTGTGCAAGAGACTGACAGCGGGCACTATCACTGCAGCGGCATCTTGAGGAGCCCTGGTCCTGGGAGCCCAGAAACAGCATCTTCCGTGGCTATCAAGATCCAAG AACTGTTTCCAGCCCCACTTCTCAGAGCCACCCCCTCTGCTGAGCCCCGAGAGGGGGACCCGGTGACCTTGAGCTGTCAGACAAAGCTGCCCCTGCAGAGATCAACCACCcgcctcttcttctccttctacaAGGACAGCAGGACAGTGCGCAGCAGGGGCCTCTCCCCGGAATTCCAGATCCCTACAGCTTCAAAGGCGCACTCTGGGTCCTACTGGTGTGAAGCAGCCACTGAGGACAACCAAGTTTGGAAACAGAGCTCCAAGCTGGAGATCCGGGTGCAGA GTCCCTCCAGCTCTACTTCGTCCCGCAACTTGAATCCAGCTCCTCAGAAATCACCTGTTCCAGAATCTACTCCAACAGCATTCCCTGGACCTCAGCCTCCACTGTCCACCCCTTCTAAGAACCCAGGCTTCTCCTCTCCTCTACAGGTGCCAGACCCCCATCTGTATCACCAGATGGGCATTCTTCTCAAGCAAATGCAGGATATGAGAGCTCTCCTTGGTCACCTGGTCATGGAGCTGAGGGACCTATCTGTCCGCCTGAAGCTTGAGACCATAAAGGGTCCTGTTGAATACGAGTAA
- the FCRLB gene encoding Fc receptor-like B isoform X1, whose translation MWPLTALLLLVPSSGQAATLEKPILSLHPPWTTIFKGERVTLRCDGYHPLLLELRPISTLWYLGHLLLPSHKKSIEVQTPGVYRCQTRGAPVSDPIHLSVSNDWLILQVPYAAVFEGEPLVLRCRGWYDKPVYKLHYYHEGRAVRYFHASANYTVPQARAGDSGRYQCSGTMRIPVESAPMFSAKVAVTVQELFPAPVLTVTGRAEARGGVAVRCETRLHPHRRDTPLQFAFYKYSRPVRRFDWGAEYTVPEPEVDELESYWCEAATATRSVRKRSPWLQLAGRGSALPSASSTAQAPRAAALAPGGQPLSFRKPPVSRSAPSVTSVPNATSPGLQGPAGRAPTAGPPACAPPAPSEPPAGALKPDVDLLLQEMQLLKGLLSRVVLELKEPPAFPEPRATLQTPAPRFAASPGAPETTAEES comes from the exons ATGTGGCCACTGACAGCCCTTCTGCTCCTGG TTCCAAGCAGCGGGCAAGCTG ctacTCTGGAGAAGCCCATATTGTCTCTACACCCACCCTGGACCACAATCTTCAAGGGGGAGCGGGTGACCCTGCGATGTGATGGGTACCACCCACTGCTCTTGGAGCTCCGGCCCATTAGCACTCTCTGGTACCTGGGCCACCTACTTCTGCCCTCTCACAAGAAGAGCATCGAGGTGCAGACGCCAGGGGTGTATCGATGCCAGACACGGGGAGCACCTGTCAGTGACCCCATCCACCTCTCTGTTTCCAACG ACTGGCTGATCCTGCAAGTGCCCTACGCTGCGGTGTTCGAGGGCGAGCCGCTGGTCCTGCGCTGCCGCGGCTGGTACGACAAGCCGGTCTACAAGCTGCACTACTACCACGAGGGCCGGGCGGTGCGCTACTTCCACGCGAGCGCCAACTACACGGTGCCGCAGGCGCGCGCGGGCGACAGCGGGCGCTACCAGTGCTCCGGCACCATGCGCATCCCGGTGGAGAGCGCGCCCATGTTCTCCGCCAAGGTGGCCGTGACCGTGCAAG AGCTGTTCCCCGCGCCGGTGTTGACGGTGACCGGCCGGGCGGAGGCCCGCGGCGGGGTGGCCGTGCGCTGCGAGACCCGCCTGCACCCGCACAGGCGCGACACGCCGCTGCAGTTCGCCTTCTACAAGTACAGTCGCCCCGTGCGCCGCTTCGACTGGGGCGCCGAGTACACGGTCCCCGAGCCCGAGGTCGACGAGCTCGAGTCCTACTGGTGCGAGGCCGCGACCGCCACGCGGAGCGTCCGGAAACGCAGCCCTTGGCTGCAGCTCGCGGGGCGCG GGTCCGCGCTGCCCTCGGCGTCCAGCACCGCCCAGGCTCCCCGGGCCGCAGCGTTGGCGCCGGGCGGCCAGCCGCTGTCCTTCAGGAAGCCCCCGGTGTCCAGATCCGCCCCGTCGGTCACCTCCGTCCCCAACGCCACGTCGCCGGGGCTGCAGGGCCCCGCGGGCAGAGCCCCCACGGCGGGGCCACCAGCCTGCGCCCCGCCGGCGCCCTCGGAACCGCCCGCTGGAGCCCTGAAACCCGACGTGGACCTTCTGCTGCAAGAAATGCAGCTGCTCAAGGGCCTTCTGAGCCGCGTGGTCCTGGAATTGAAGGAGCCGCCGGccttcccagagcccagggcaacGCTCcagacccccgccccccgcttcGCTGCGAGCCCGGGAGCCCCCGAGACCACCGCGGAGGAGAGCTGA